Genomic DNA from Parvivirga hydrogeniphila:
CGGGGACCTGCTGCTAGTCGCCGGGGCGGGCTGGTTCCTTGCTGATGCTGTGCGCCGAGGCGGGGATGAAGTCAAGGCGGCAGGCTCCGGTTCTCATCACTGAAAGATTGCGTTTAGTCCGCGCCGCTACAGTGGAGCCGTCCCGCGGGGGACGGGCGTCACGGTCGATCAGCTCCCGAACGGACGGGCAGAGCGGGGCGCCGTGCCATGTAGGTGAGGAGACGGGAGACTCCTGAGGGGCACTGAAGTGGCGCACGGCGGCCGAGCTGATGGGCTGGGACGATTGCGGCGGCTCGTGTCGTGGCATCGAGCGAGCCGCCGCCACCCCGGGATTCCGGAGCGGCGGGAGGAGGTGCGGCGTGCGGTCTCGACGCCCGACGGGCGATGGCACGCCGTGTGCTAGAATCGGCGTGCTGCGGCAGCGCCACACGACGCCCGTCGCAGGTCGAGACAACTCACTTCACGAGGTCAAATCCGTATGCCGAACATCCTGACGAAGCTGCTCACGCTGGGCGAAGGCAGGCAGCTGCGCGAATACGAGCAGATCGTTGCTCGCATCAACGAGCTCGAGCCGAGCATCGCACCGCTTTCCGACGCTGACTTGCGGGCCAAAACAGACGAGTTCCGGGCGCGGTACGCTGCGGGCGAATCACTCGACGACCTGCTGCCGGAAGCGTTCGCTGTCGTGCGGGAAGCCGCGAAGCGCACGCTCGGGATGCGGCACTTCGACGTGCAGCTGATCGGTGGCATCGTGCTGCATCGCGGCATGATCGCTGAGATGAAGACGGGCGAAGGCAAGACGCTCGTCGCGACGCTGCCGGTGTATCTCAACGCGCTCGCGGGCAAGGGCGTGCACGTGGTCACCGTGAACGACTACCTGGCGAAGCGCGACAGCGAGTGGATGGGGAAGGTCTACCGCTTCTTGGGCCTGAAGGTCGGGCTCATCCAGGCGCAGATGGACCCGGCTCAGCGCAAACCGGCCTACGAGGCGGACGTCACCTACGGCACCAACTCTGAGTTCGGCTTCGACTACCTGCGCGACAACATGGTCACGCGCGCCGAGGACCGCGTGCAGCGGGGGCATCAATACGCGATCGTCGACGAGGTCGACTCGATCCTCATCGACGAGGCGCGCACGCCGCTCATCATCTCCGGCCCAGGCACGAAGTCGGCCGACCTGTACAAGGCGTTCGCGAAGGTGGTGCCGCGGCTCAAGCCGGACGTCGACTTCGAGCTCGACGAGGCCAAGCGCACGGTCGCGCCCACCGAGGAGGGCATCCGCAAGGTCGAGCAGATGCTCGGCATCGACGACCTGTACGCGGACCCGAGCGGCCAGCTCGTCAACCACTTGCAGCAGGCGCTCAAGGCGCAGTTCCTGTTCAAGCGGGACGTGGACTACGTCGTGAAGGACGGCGAGGTCCTGATCGTCGACGAGTTCACCGGCCGCCTCATGTACGGCCGCCGATACAGCGAAGGGCTTCACCAAGCGATCGAGGCCAAAGAGAAGCAGCACGTGCGCGAGGAGAACCAGACGCTCGCGACAATCACGCTGCAGAACTACTTCCGCATGTACGAGAAGCTCGCCGGCATGACGGGCACGGCGGTGACCGAAGACCAGGAGTTCCGGGAGATCTACAACCTTTCGGTCGTCGTGATCCCGCCGAACCGTCCGATGATCCGCGAGGACCGCAACGACCTCATCTACCGCACGATGGAGGCGAAGTTCAACGCGGTCGTCGAAGACATCGTCGTGCGGCACGCCAAGGGCCAGCCGGTGCTCGTGGGCACCATCTCCATCGAGAACTCCGAGCGGCTGAGCCGCATGCTTGCCAAGCGCGGGCTGCCGCACAAGGTCCTCAACGCCAAGTACCACGAGCAAGAGGCGCACATCATCGCGCAGGCCGGCCGCGTCGGAGCCATCACCATCGCCACCAACATGGCGGGTCGTGGCACCGACATCATCCTCGGCGGCAACCCCGAGTTCCTTGCCGAGGACCTGCTGCGTGAGCGCGGGATCGACCCGGCAGAGGCGACCGAGGAGCAGCGCGCGGAGGCGCTCGCCGAAGCCAAGCGCATCTGCGACGAGGAGCACCGCAAAGTCGTCGAGCTCGGCGGTCTGGCGGTCATCGGCACGGAGCGCCACGAGTCCCGCCGCATCGACAACCAGCTGCGCGGACGTTCCGGCCGCCAAGGCGACCCGGGCCTCTCGCAGTTCTACCTCTCGCTCGAAGACGACCTCATGCGGCTGTTCGGTGGGACGCGCATGGACCGCATCAGCAGGCTCATGGAGCGAAGCGAGATTCCCGACGACATGCCGATCCAGGCCTCGCTCGTGAGCAAGGCAATCGAAAGCGCGCAGCGGCAGGTCGAGGCGCAGAACTTCGCCGCTCGCAAGTACGTCCTCGAGTACGACGACGTGATGAACAAGCAGCGCCAGGTCATCTACGCCGAGCGCAACCGCATCCTCGACGGCAAGGACATCCACGCCCGCGTCGAAGAGATGATCGGCGAGGCCATCAGCGAGCTTGTGAGCGAGCACTGCCCCGAGAAGAGCTACCCGGAGGAGTGGGACTGGGACGGCCTGCGCGAGGAGGTCAAGCAACTGACCGGCCTCGATCTGGTCACTCCCGACATGAAGACGCGGGTGGAGAGCCCCTTCGAGCTCACCGACGTGCTGTCGGAACAGACGATGGCCGCATACCAGCGCAAGGAGCAGGAGCTCGGCGCAGACGTGCTTCGCGAGCTCGAGCGGCAGGTCATGCTGCGCGTCATCGACACGCGCTGGATCGACCACCTGCTGGAGATGGACTACCTGCGGGAAGGCATCGGCCTGCGCGCGATGGGGCAGCGCGACCCGCTCGTCGAGTACAAGACCGAAGCGTACGAGGCGTTCGCGCAGCTCGTGCGGGACATCAATCGCGACTTCTTGCGCACCATCATGCACATCCAGGTGGTGCACGAGCCCGCGCCGGTCGAGATGGTCGGCCGACCCGTCGAATACACCGCGCCGAGCGAGTCCACCATCTTCTCGGGCGCGCTCAAGCAAGCGTCAGCGGCGGTCGGCGG
This window encodes:
- the secA gene encoding preprotein translocase subunit SecA; translated protein: MPNILTKLLTLGEGRQLREYEQIVARINELEPSIAPLSDADLRAKTDEFRARYAAGESLDDLLPEAFAVVREAAKRTLGMRHFDVQLIGGIVLHRGMIAEMKTGEGKTLVATLPVYLNALAGKGVHVVTVNDYLAKRDSEWMGKVYRFLGLKVGLIQAQMDPAQRKPAYEADVTYGTNSEFGFDYLRDNMVTRAEDRVQRGHQYAIVDEVDSILIDEARTPLIISGPGTKSADLYKAFAKVVPRLKPDVDFELDEAKRTVAPTEEGIRKVEQMLGIDDLYADPSGQLVNHLQQALKAQFLFKRDVDYVVKDGEVLIVDEFTGRLMYGRRYSEGLHQAIEAKEKQHVREENQTLATITLQNYFRMYEKLAGMTGTAVTEDQEFREIYNLSVVVIPPNRPMIREDRNDLIYRTMEAKFNAVVEDIVVRHAKGQPVLVGTISIENSERLSRMLAKRGLPHKVLNAKYHEQEAHIIAQAGRVGAITIATNMAGRGTDIILGGNPEFLAEDLLRERGIDPAEATEEQRAEALAEAKRICDEEHRKVVELGGLAVIGTERHESRRIDNQLRGRSGRQGDPGLSQFYLSLEDDLMRLFGGTRMDRISRLMERSEIPDDMPIQASLVSKAIESAQRQVEAQNFAARKYVLEYDDVMNKQRQVIYAERNRILDGKDIHARVEEMIGEAISELVSEHCPEKSYPEEWDWDGLREEVKQLTGLDLVTPDMKTRVESPFELTDVLSEQTMAAYQRKEQELGADVLRELERQVMLRVIDTRWIDHLLEMDYLREGIGLRAMGQRDPLVEYKTEAYEAFAQLVRDINRDFLRTIMHIQVVHEPAPVEMVGRPVEYTAPSESTIFSGALKQASAAVGGPSAEGMQAAAAAAGRAEPAARTVVKDKADPFANVGRNDPCPCGSGLKYKHCHGKNA